One segment of Acropora muricata isolate sample 2 chromosome 8, ASM3666990v1, whole genome shotgun sequence DNA contains the following:
- the LOC136926390 gene encoding astacin-like metalloprotease toxin 1, with translation MLTRETGAMLVQRIFLGVMLVQFVHLSAFPVLREDKKKTTEALIACSEDETENCERSEVPEPWEVNQNLINHQGEVSFDGRALFEGDIVLDFRTRLLIQGGRVRRTRAVKKLATSRWPNGEIPYVVDRDLATKTKREIRKALRHWKRKTCLNFRHKRDGDRDYIRFVDELG, from the exons ATGCTAACGAGGGAGACAGGAGCCATGTTGGTTCAGCGAATTTTCCTTGGTGTTATGCTCGTTCAATTCGTACATCTCTCTGCCTTTCCTGTTCTCCGCGAAGATAAAAAGAAGACGACTGAAGCACTCATTGCTTGCTCTGAAGATGAGACAGAGAACTGCGAGAGGAGTGAGGTACCCGAGCCATGGGAAGTGAACCAAAACTTGATCAACCATCAAG GTGAAGTGTCGTTTGATGGCAGAGCTCTTTTCGAAGGAGACATCGTCTTAGACTTCAGAACACGCCTTCTCATCCAAGGAGGTCGGGTCCGAAGAACGAGAGCCGTTAAGAAATTGGCCACCTCTCGTTGGCCCAATGGAGAGATTCCTTATGTTGTAGACAGGGATTTAG CCACAAAAACCAAGAGGGAAATCAGGAAAGCTTTGAGGCATTGGAAGAGAAAGACATGTTTGAATTTCCGCCACAAAAGAGACGGTGATCGAGATTACATTCGGTTTGTTGACGAACTTGGGTAA